In Terriglobales bacterium, the genomic stretch CCACCTTCCGCGGCGCCGGCGGGCTCTGGCGCGGCTTCCGCGTGCAGGAGGTGGCCTCGCCCATCGCCTGGGCCCGCGATCCCGAGACCGTCTGGCAGTTCTACTCCTGGCGGCGCGAGATGGCCGCCTCCGTCCAGCCCAACCCCGCGCACCTGGCCCTGGCGGAACT encodes the following:
- a CDS encoding Sir2 family NAD-dependent protein deacetylase; translation: MAGTAPMTPSPSAITIRPDDRLFVLTGAGVSAESGLPTFRGAGGLWRGFRVQEVASPIAWARDPETVWQFYSWRREMAASVQPNPAHLALAEL